One window of the Bos mutus isolate GX-2022 chromosome X, NWIPB_WYAK_1.1, whole genome shotgun sequence genome contains the following:
- the ACOT9 gene encoding acyl-coenzyme A thioesterase 9, mitochondrial, with protein sequence MRRAALRLCTLSKGLLAPSRGLTQESQNPENVFHIREVRDKLREIVGASTNWRDHVKAMEERKLLHSFLAKSQKGLPPRTMKDSYIEVFLPLGSQPELREKYLTVQNTVRFGRILEDLDSLGVLICYMHNKIHSAKMSPLSIVTALVDKIDMCKKNLSPEQDIKFSGHVSWVGKTSMEVKMHMFQLHGNDFSPVLDATFVMVARDSENKGPAFVNPLILESPEEEELFQQGELNKGRRVAFSSTSLLKMAPTAEERTTIHEMFLNTLDPKTISFRSRVLPANSVWMENSKLKSLDICHPQERNIFNRIFGGFLMRKAYELGWATACNFGGSRPFIVAVDDIMFQKPVEVGSLLFLSAQVCFTQGNYIQVRVHSEVASLQDKEHMTTNVFHFTFMSEKEVPLVFPRTYGESMLYLDGQRHFKSMSAPVTLKRNYVVEP encoded by the exons ATGAGGCGAGCAGCGCTGCG GCTTTGTACCCTGAGCAAGGGGCTGCTTGCTCCCAGCAGAGGACTGACTCAAGAATCTCAGAACCCGGAGAATGTCTTCCACATCCGTGAAG ttcGAGATAAGTTGCGGGAGATAGTAGGAGCATCCACAAACTGGAG AGACCATGTGAAAGCAATGGAGGAAAGAAAACTACTTCATAGTTTCCTGGCTAAGTCACAAAAAGGACTGCCTCCTAGGACCATGAAAGACAGTTACATTGAAGTTTTCTTGCCTTTGGGCAGTCAGCCTGAATTACGAGAGAAATATTTGACTGTTCAAAACACCGTAAG gtTTGGCAGGATTCTTGAGGATCTTGACAGCCTAGGAG TTCTTATTTGCTACATGCACAACAAAATTCACTCAGCTAAGATGTCTCCTTTATCGATAGTTACAGCCCTGGTGGACAAGATTG atatgtgTAAGAAGAATTTGAGCCCAGAACAGGACATCAAGTTCAGTGGCCATGTcagttgggttgggaagacatcCATGGAAGTCAAGATGCACATGTTCCAG ttACATGGCAATGACTTTTCTCCTGTTTTGGATGCGACATTTGTAATGGTGGCTCGTGATTCTGAAAATAAAGG gcCGGCCTTTGTAAATCCACTCATTCTTGAAAGCCCAGAGGAAGAAGAGCTCTTTCAACAGGGAGAAT TGAACAAGGGGAGAAGGGTCGCCTTTAGCTCCACGTCATTACTGAAAATGGCCCCCACTGCCGAGGAGAGGACAACCATACATGAGATGTTTCTTAACACGCTGGATCCAAA GACTATAAGTTTTCGAAGTCGAGTTTTGCCTGCTAATTCAGTGTGGATGGAGAATTCAAAACTCAAGAGCTTGGATATTTGCCACCCTCAG GAGCGGAACATTTTCAATCGAATCTTTGGTGGTTTCCTTATGAGGAAAGCATATGAACTTGGATGGGCTACTGCTTGTAACTTTGG TGGTTCCCGACCATTTATAGTTGCTGTGGATGATATCATGTTTCAGAAACCTGTTGAGGTGGGATCATTGCTGTTTCTTTCTGCACAG GTCTGCTTTACTCAGGGGAATTACATTCAAGTCAGAGTTCACAGTGAGGTGGCCTCTCTTCAGGATAAAGAGCATATGACCACCAATGTCTTTCATTTCACGTTCATGTCGGAAAAGGAAGTGCCCTTGGTTTTCCCCAGAACATATGGAG AGTCCATGTTGTATTTAGATGGGCAGCGGCATTTCAAATCTATGAGTGCACCAGTGACCTTGAAAAGGAACTACGTGGTCGAGCCCTAG